A window of the Theileria parva strain Muguga chromosome 2, complete sequence, whole genome shotgun sequence genome harbors these coding sequences:
- the DOA1 gene encoding protein DOA1: MDSVDKNSVDLNPYNGSYDLHRELFGHERGVRCGCNIAEKHLSLLNSSDSPDNHAFNHEYLVTGGAEGDVVVWKLTSLGDCNIVSRFMAHVNTVMCIIPSQLLNDFLDMSALESNPNCELTLYEHQLCVYTCGRDKLIHRVNLAGKKLLTLEGHDDVVCSLHEMQDSSKLVSGSWDGTAIVWDVLSGTQLYRIQSTQYKYSVYVNSLATGEVVTAMQNGDLCFWNGTNLVKSKKLHDDAIRAVSIKDNFLTCSNDCTIKCFNNSLLLLFSMELHEGFVYDVRHSKMFDVAFTASEDKTVRVWSTKNGQLLQTIALESSVWQVVETTYNGIATIELSGKVTLWKLKPGKSPLQPNNKLECVVRPKVTRTSGEKILDMTLFKKFNSEKAQELILKYSEENKTLLDTELLYVKQFFQNDTSSLRDSYDISWVVKMLDWPVSERLPVFDLIKASSVYLFTEQLFKTRNQGSKVIFSANEALKNSENPQLFSVCLQMFANLLHPSISRSVMFRHSESIMESVSLIGGMSNKLIQQPLSVLCQNFAIACVHNNESNVINNLVQLIHKSLLTCTEDLKNDTSWAAPVSVRHFMTLELLMHNFTQTTGYCHNNQLKPVLESLSKVLIDKKLVDSNSVNTLNYVINNLN; encoded by the exons atggattctgttgataaaaattcagTGGATTTGAACCCTTATAACGGTTCCTATGATTTGCATAGAGAGTTATTTGGCCATGAAAGAGGTGTTAGATGTGGTTGCAACATTGCCGAGAAACACTTATCGCTACTCAATTCGTCAGATTCTCCAGACAACCACGCCTTCAATCACGAGTATTTGGTTACAGGGGGTGCAGAAGGGGATGTGGTTGTTTGGAAATTGACTAGTTTGGGAGATTGTAACATAGTTTCCAGGTTCATGGCTCATGTCAATACTGTTATGTGTATCATCCCTTCACAACTTCTTAATGATTTCTTGGACATGTCAGCACTGGAGTCTAATCCTAACTGTGAATTAACACTTTATGAACACCAATTGTGTGTTTATACCTGTGGAAGGGATAAGCTAATACATAGGGTTAATCTGGCAGGGAAGAAGTTACTCACTCTTGAG GGCCATGATGATGTTGTGTGTAGTTTACACGAAATGCAAGATTCAAGTAAACTCGTAAGTGGAAGTTGGGATGGAACAGCTATTGTTTGGGACGTTTTATCGGGAACTCAACTCTATCGCATTCAATCAACacaatataaatattcag TTTATGTGAACAGCCTTGCAACTGGCGAAGTAGTGACTGCTATGCAGAATGGTGATTTGTGCTTTTGGAACGGAACAAACTTGGTTAAATCAAAGA AGTTACACGATGATGCAATTAGAGCAGTCAGTATTAAAGATAACTTCTTGACATGCTCTAACGACTGTACCATCAAGTGCTTTAACAACTCATTGCTTTTACTCTTCAGTATGGAGTTACACGAAGGATTTGTGTATg ATGTAAGGCACTCAAAAATGTTTGATGTGGCGTTTACAGCCTCAGAGGATAAAACAGTGAGAGTTTGGAGCACTAAAAATGGGCAACTACTACAGACAATTGCACTAGAGTCGTCAGTTTGGCAG GTGGTTGAGACTACGTATAACGGAATAGCAACAATCGAATTGAGTGGGAAAGTAACATTGTGGAAATTAAAGCCGGGAAAATCTCCTTTACAGCCTAATAACAaatta GAGTGTGTAGTAAGGCCTAAAGTTACCCGGACTAGTGGGGAAAAGATACTTGATATGACCCTGTTCAAGAAGTTTAACAGCGAGAAGGCCCAGGAGTTAATACTCAAATACTCTGAAGAAAACAAA ACTTTGCTGGATACTGAGCTGCTGTACGTTAAACAGTTCTTTCAAAATGATACTTCAAGCCTGAGAGATTC ATATGATATATCATGGGTTGTTAAGATGTTGGACTGGCCCGTGAGTGAACGGTTACCTGTCTTTGACCTGATCAAGGCGTCGAgtgtttatttatttacgGAACAATTGTTTAAAACAAGAAACCAGGG ATCTAAGGTGATATTCTCAGCAAACGAAGCGCTTAAAAACTCTGAGAACCCCCAGTTGTTTTCAGTGTGCCTACAAATGTTCGCAAACCTCCTACACCCCTCAATCTCAAGATCAGTGATGTTCAGACATTCAGAATCA ATAATGGAATCGGTTTCCCTAATAGGAGGAATGAGTAATAAGTTAATCCAGCAGCCGTTGTCAGTGTTGTGCCAGAACTTTGCAATTGCATGCGTTCACAACAATGAGTCAAATGTTATCAACAACCTGGTTCAATTAATTCATAAGTCACTCCTAACATGTACTGAggatttaaaaaatgatactTCGTGGGCAGCACCAGTTTCAGTAAGGCACTTCATGACCCTTGAGCTCCTCATGCACAACTTCACCCAGACTACTGGATACTGCCACAACAATCAGCTGAAGCCAGTTTTAGAATCTTTATCGAAGGTTTTAATTGACAAGAAACTAGTTGATTCAAACTCAGTAAACACACTTAATTACGTAATTAATAATCTGAACTGA
- the rbm42 gene encoding RNA recognition motif family protein (or RNP domain; RBD; RRM) — translation MADPLFGQVPINPVNHQMMNVSDELAATIGGRMAAGKKSKGPVHLRKAAGIVWNDPTLEDWPKNDYRIFCGDLGNEVTDEILANAFKRYPSFQRARVIRDKNSGKSRGYGFVSLLNPNEMLTALKEMNHAFVGNRPIRVMRSKWKDRDIDSEKNRQMAKNYKVARDDEKTIRKFKKLGKSVTGGKRSNMVYEPRVFKRHKVYLSTGATNKLGNIPTIAQNHILDNI, via the coding sequence atgGCTGATCCTTTATTTGGTCAGGTCCCTATTAACCCTGTGAATCATCAGATGATGAACGTATCTGATGAGCTGGCTGCTACTATCGGTGGTAGGATGGCAGCTGGTAAGAAATCTAAAGGCCCGGTTCATTTGAGAAAGGCCGCTGGGATAGTTTGGAACGATCCTACTTTGGAAGACTGGCCTAAGAACGACTATCGCATATTTTGTGGAGATTTGGGGAATGAAGTTACCGATGAAATCCTTGCCAACGCCTTTAAAAGGTATCCTTCATTTCAGCGTGCAAGGGTTATTAGGGATAAAAACTCAGGGAAGTCTCGGGGTTACGGCTTCGTTTCTCTCCTTAACCCTAATGAAATGCTTACTGCTCTTAAGGAGATGAATCACGCCTTTGTAGGCAATCGGCCTATTCGAGTTATGCGTAGTAAATGGAAGGATAGAGATATAGACTCTGAAAAGAACAGACAAATGGCAAAGAACTATAAGGTTGCCAGGGACGACGAGAAGACtattagaaaatttaaGAAACTTGGTAAGTCTGTTACTGGGGGTAAAAGGTCTAACATGGTCTACGAGCCAAGAGTTTTTAAAAGGCATAAGGTTTACCTCAGTACTGGTGCTACTAACAAGTTGGGGAATATTCCTACAATTGCTCAAAATCACATTCtagataatatttaa
- a CDS encoding putative integral membrane protein gives MVFKFSCKFLIILIFTNKSKCFDYTDDESKLEESVLNGYLSECRLSAQDSTFPCLRQKLINHNVEYSGEYSCNLYTTYYLWLISLTNLSPNTVIYNEVPLEAYQSHLYRNNYIKEPKFAPLYYKIKFNDFYTHLRKYIHEDVNGTHSNLYTRLNKIFNTPTIVLEAKSSYTSVYDESIDLKLIGDNINYVDSYTKSFLLFVDYYLFMPLKRSAYRIKFLNSCPNLYKLRLFLHSKSYFRGFKRHKKLILDKPRLIKYVYLVKYFNIYNRDTNDMIQSSDSEMTPFIPLPVHSNGDRMGDLPLFATSVDQRFYILIENIIRKLPEVNRKIVHIFELLEKFVEKLYKVSDLRTIPTLDSFYILEVTPKSTGITLYNMFTPKERKLILDYKDSILVSSHVSKLDFDHFILQIVKKFIITTPIVVIFTIVIFKYINTFGK, from the coding sequence ATGGTATTCAAATTTTcctgtaaatttttaataattttaattttcacaaATAAGTCAAAATGTTTTGACTACACCGATGATGAATCCAAGTTAGAAGAATCCGTTTTAAATGGTTACTTATCAGAGTGTAGACTAAGTGCACAGGATTCTACATTCCCCTGCCTGAGGCAGAAACTTATTAACCATAATGTCGAATACTCTGGAGAATATTCATGTAATTTATACACAACATACTACCTTTGGCTTATTTCCTTGACGAATCTATCACCTAACactgtaatatataatgaagTACCCTTAGAGGCTTATCAGTCACATTTGTACAGGAATAATTACATTAAAGAACCCAAATTCGCTCCTTTgtactataaaattaagtttaatGACTTTTATACTCATTTGAGAAAGTATATCCACGAAGATGTAAACGGTACAcactcaaatttatatactcgtttgaataaaatattcaatacTCCGACGATAGTTTTAGAAGCCAAATCGTCATACACTTCAGTTTATGATGAGAGTATCgatttaaaactaataGGAGATAATATAAACTATGTTGACTCATACACTAAATCTTTCCTGTTGTTTGTTGATTATTATCTCTTCATGCCCTTGAAAAGAAGCGCATATAGGataaaatttctaaacTCTTGTCCAAATCTTTACAAATTAAGGTTGTTCTTACACTCGAAGTCATATTTTAGAGGATTTAAAAGGCATAAAAAACTTATTTTGGACAAACCAAggttaataaaatatgtatatcTAGTcaagtattttaatatatacaatagGGATACGAATGATATGATTCAATCAAGTGACAGTGAGATGACACCATTTATTCCTTTACCAGTTCATAGTAATGGTGACAGGATGGGAGATTTGCCATTATTTGCAACATCTGTAGACCAAAGATTTTACATACTAATAGAAAATATCATCAGAAAACTACCTGAAGTCAATAGGAAAATAGTACACATATTTGAACTTTTGGAAAAGTTCGTGGAGAAGTTGTATAAAGTGTCAGATTTAAGAACAATACCCACATTGGATAGCTTCTATATACTTGAAGTAACACCAAAATCGACAGGAATCACGTTGTATAACATGTTCACACCAAAAGAAAGGAAGTTAATACTGGATTATAAAGATAGCATATTAGTATCATCGCATGTTTCCAAATTAGATTTTGACCATTTCATACTACAAATcgttaaaaaattcataatAACAACACCAATTGTTGTGATATTTACAATTgtgatttttaaatatatcaacACATTTGGAAAATAA
- the TRP3 gene encoding Indole-3-glycerol phosphate synthase family protein, with product MILSVNFLYAFILIYKKDVFNALIILIYPIASVCLFKSNISSFVTNRFTHNLLNRNINNKTTSNSCNNYSISIGAGKNDFKEFKIYSRDNRNPYYPEERFYKMITDKYSEVDQLIEQHKDQNDKLQLRLNYLQCTSNLKLSDMLRRNSNNTHHKLCVIADMKRRTPTHNPKCDNNVLSYTDAGEVAMNMASVGFDVIFVNVDQINYGGHINDLNKVFLNLRKLGRTKRPAIVMKDIILHPIQIAQAVEMRADGVILNAAILGNALQDLLTACVTMGIEAIVEVHTTADALRSADIGFNHFMINQWDRIKNKLYPTRALEIKEALPDNAITIAAGGIMTMEQVHMLALAGIDGVCFGRRLVCPDVPDFINQVKSWKGPSKPILKLSKEKFFSTTSIDTTNEDKQTPNDGSKFNIKLRDNHLALLNEMNYFYFGMGNEVKISDEIKEINKIPEYKIDYEKELTDDQKAREVTINIGTPTSENSTQRVTDLTRTIEGQDENFDFNIHEHNRRMEMFMLKWFVEKKKWIKENIKSYENEEEASRAYDLKKAIEMYNHFRYVTRPAMEGVLTKEEMLETEQKLLENIKRMYESAPKENGKVKLNFDNITTPN from the exons atgatATTATCGGTTAATTTCCTTTAtgcatttattttaatttacaaaaaagaTGTTTTCAATGctttaatcattttaatatatccTATCGCATCCGTATGTTTGTTTAAATCAAATATTTCATCATTTGTAACAAACCGCtttacacataatttactaaatcggaacataaataataaaacaactTCAAACAGCTGTAATAACTATTCAATATCAATAGGCGCTGGAAAAAATGACTTTAAggagtttaaaatttactctCGGGATAACAGAAACCCATACTATCCCGAGGAAAGGTTCTATAAAATGATCACCGATAAGTATTCAGAAGTAGACCAACTCATAGAACAACATAAAGACCAAAATGACAAACTTCAG TTGAGGCTGAATTATTTGCAATGTACATCAAATTTGAAGCTTTCCGATATGCTTAGGAGAAATAGTAACAATACACACCACAAACTATGTGTAATTGCTGATATGAAGAGAAGAACTCCAACACATAACCCAAAGTGTGATAATAACGTACTTTCCTACACCGACGCGGGTGAAGTGGCCATGAATATGGCCTCAGTGG GGTTTGAcgtaatatttgtaaatgtTGACCAGATTAACTACGGTGGCCATATCAACGACCTGAATAAAGTTTTCTTAAACTTGAGAAAGCTAGGCAGAACAAAGAGACCGGCAATAGTCATGAAAGATATCATTCTACATCCAATCCAA ATAGCACAAGCTGTGGAAATGAGAGCGGACGGAGTTATTTTGAATGCAGCAATACTCGGGAATGCCTTGCAAGATTTACTAACCGCATGTGTGACCATGGGAATTGAGGCAATAGTTGAAGTTCATACCACAGCCGATGCGCTCAGATCAGCAGATATAGGGTTTAATCACTTCATG ATAAATCAATGGgatagaataaaaaataaactataCCCAACAAGAGCATTAGAAATCAAGGAAGCGTTACCAGATAATGCTATAACAATTGCAGCGGGCGGTATAATGACGATGGAGCAAGTACATATGTTAGCGCTCGCGGGCATAGACGGCGTTTGTTTCGGAAGAAGACTTGTATGCCCGGACGTACCAGATTTCATTAACCAAGTGAAGAGTTGGAAAGGACCCTCAAAACCTATTCTGAAACTAAGTAAGGAGAAGTTTTTTTCAACGACATCCATTGATACAACAAATGAAGATAAACAAACGCCCAACGATGgtagtaaatttaacataaaaCTGAGAGATAATCACCTGGCATTACTCAATGAAATGAACTACTTTTACTTCGGAATGGGTAACgaagttaaaatttcagacgaaattaaagaaattaataaaattccAGAGTACAAAATAGATTATGAGAAGGAGCTGACAGATGATCAGAAGGCAAGAGAAGTTACTATCAATATAGGAACACCAACATCGGAGAATTCTACACAACGAGTG ACTGATTTAACCAGGACTATTGAGGGCCAAGATGAAAACTTTGACTTTAACATACATGAACATAACCGAAGGATGGAAATGTTCATGTTAAAATGGTTTGTGGAGAAGAAGAAATGGATAAAAGAAAACATTAAGAGTTATGAAAACGAAGAGGAAGCTTCAAGAGCGTATGACCTTAAGAAGGCAATTGAAATGTATAACCATTTTAGATATGTAACAAGGCCAGCAATGGAAGGAGTTTTAACAAAAGAAGAAATGCTTGAAACTGaacaaaaattattggAAAATATCAAGCGTATGTATGAATCAGCTCCAAAGGAAAATGGGAAAGTGAAActaaattttgataatatcACAACACcgaattaa
- a CDS encoding putative integral membrane protein — protein sequence MSRLFEPLRRNVSFREIIKPRWVLEVPNYTRTPLWKQFFEVQFTSRNFFIFGSTWAALASFGFLMWYSRLFDPPPLERLDRYWLNSPKFRILSAYYNKGKRPGAKISLMTYEVRYFDRGLDHPFTMNEVKDFLFKMKENYLIENHPGVQYPNVFRQHSNVKTPATLTVNLH from the exons atgagTAGATTATTTGAGCCATTGAGGAGAAATGTGTCATTTAGAGAAATCATAAAACCCAGATGGGTTTTGGAAGTTCCAAATTACACAAGAACTCCGCTCTGGAAACAGTTTTTTGAAGTTCAATTCACAAGTAgaaattttttcatattcGGAAGCACATGGGCAGCATTGGCCTCATTCGGATTTTTAATGTGGTATTCTAGACTTTTTG ACCCTCCACCACTTGAAAGACTGGATAGATATTGGCTCAACTCAC CCAAATTTCGAATCCTATCAGCGTATTATAATAAGGGGAAGAGGCCTGGAGCCAAGATATCATTAATGACCTATGAGGTTAGGTACTTTGATCGCGGACTAGACCACCCGTTCACAATGAACGAAGTTAAGGATTTcttatttaaaatgaagGAAAATTATCTAATTGAAAATCATCCAGGAGTTCAATACCCGAATGTGTTTAGGCAACATAGTAATGTTAAAACTCCAGCAACACTTACAGTcaatttacactaa
- a CDS encoding putative integral membrane protein, whose translation MVSISIKRTACILILFFHIIFLNFTLHICSLSTSQNQKSTEKANLSSTNPYYYNQPYDQGFNYYNSADYSNNLPNNLTIEVLPNDEDDDDGYLKFGLLRDAYGYADSINTY comes from the exons atggtttcaataagtataaaaagAACAGCTTGcatactaattttattttttcacattattttcctcaatTTCACATTACACATCTGCTCTTTATCAACATCACAAAACCAAAAATCCACA gAAAAAGCTAATTTATCTTCAACCAACCCTTATTATTACAACCAACCTTATGATCAAGGCTTCAACTACTACAATTCAGCTGATTATTCTAACAATCTACCTAACAATTTG ACCATTGAGGTTCTTCCCAACGACGAAGACGATGATG ACGGTTATCTTAAGTTCGGTTTACTTCGTGATGCTTATGGATATGCTGATTCtataaat ACCTATTGA
- the pli1 gene encoding MIZ/SP-RING zinc finger family protein — protein sequence MVRKSKVASITNDYYYCICSGSFVAKDPNYKPLVCKLCSKFSHRECTKYSGNQEDFECLLCKVHLLDPFNTVDNFLWYECIGNTTSYFVVDATNLRKWRSLNKDIYMACIPLNKEVLQHEWPKTFQLKINNDMVHVVKEPTWEHKRRDNPIKVTYAMRTGENLINITSTTYTETEPLFLLVMFVCNQVTVQNIIDTLKMNHTVPYEEARDRIYSILNAKIDDDEIVCMESTHKMDLTCPVTLDKITIPTRGRYCRHIQCYDLFGYLKVMERTSAFNMRWKCPECHLIVKPFDLVIDTYVEKLITDLPNVKTIQLDKDLNYRIILDLNNGRASTKAQSDDDQFNNDEDMDYVADLETTMNSTTDNVIELESDEPPVDVICISDDDVTVEEPVPEVTEVPKPPAPRGRPRKNKPVEKNVYNSSCVEKKVKKRKLKKPSDMSDTISITIADQTLADCVNTFNQQTLHSFTNSTPTYDNFILKPPVINQMNKT from the coding sequence ATGGTTAGAAAATCAAAAGTGGCTTCGATAACTAATGACTATTATTACTGTATCTGTAGCGGCTCATTTGTTGCAAAGGACCCTAATTACAAGCCTTTGGTTTGTAAGCTATGCTCAAAATTTAGCCACAGGGAGTGTACAAAGTATTCGGGCAATCAGGAGGATTTTGAGTGCCTTCTCTGCAAGGTACACCTTCTTGACCCCTTTAACACAGTTGATAACTTCCTCTGGTATGAGTGTATAGGGAACACAACATCATACTTCGTAGTCGACGCCACAAACCTTAGGAAGTGGCGCTCGCTCAACAAAGACATATATATGGCCTGCATACCGCTGAATAAGGAAGTTTTACAGCATGAATGGCCAAAAACATTCcaactaaaaataaataacgACATGGTCCACGTGGTGAAGGAGCCTACTTGGGAACATAAAAGGAGAGACAATCCAATTAAAGTAACCTACGCCATGAGAACAGGGGAAAACTTAATTAACATAACAAGCACTACGTACACGGAAACTGAaccattatttttactgGTAATGTTTGTGTGCAATCAGGTTACGGTCCAGAACATAATAGATACTCTGAAGATGAACCACACAGTCCCGTATGAGGAGGCCAGAGATAGGATatattcaattttaaatgcAAAAATAGATGACGACGAGATTGTTTGTATGGAAAGCACACACAAAATGGATTTAACCTGTCCAGTCACACTGGATAAAATCACAATCCCGACTCGAGGAAGGTACTGCCGGCATATTCAATGCTATGACCTTTTTGGATACTTAAAGGTTATGGAGAGAACATCAGCCTTTAACATGAGGTGGAAGTGCCCGGAATGCCACCTAATTGTTAAGCCATTCGACTTGGTCATTGACACCTACGTTGAGAAGCTCATTACTGATCTTCCCAATGTCAAGACCATCCAACTTGATAAGGACCTTAATTATCGCataattttagatttaaataacGGTAGAGCTTCGACTAAGGCACAGTCTGACGATGACCAGTTCAATAATGATGAAGATATGGATTATGTGGCGGACCTTGAAACTACAATGAATTCAACAACAGACAACGTTATTGAGCTGGAATCAGACGAACCACCCGTTGATGTGATATGTATAAGCGATGATGATGTGACTGTTGAAGAGCCGGTGCCTGAAGTAACAGAAGTACCGAAGCCTCCAGCCCCTAGAGGCCGACCAAGAAAGAATAAACCAGTTGAGAAAAACGTTTACAATAGTTCTTGCGTTGAAAAGAAAGTTAAAAAGAGGAAACTAAAGAAGCCTTCGGACATGTCAGACACCATTTCTATAACCATCGCAGACCAAACCTTAGCCGACTGTGTCAACACTTTTAATCAGCAAACATTACACTCATTCACGAACTCCACACCGACCTAtgataatttcattttaaagCCTCCGGTAATTAACCAGATGAACaaaacttaa
- a CDS encoding Ribosomal protein L9 domain protein yields MVNNINIVSGFNFLLLIKRNKILCTRGTISRRTWYPRVDSKKINVVLLKDSEGLGKAGEIVTTSRGFANYHLFPNAIAAYANWYNIDLYCNKDSDSTTHSTKRDVLTGEVLSKDVKPEYVLFSSRFRKFDLNFDVRTFVSDSKRLCSPISIYQVLDEFSNKYTIDIIPSQIREIRCKDTGSVLDIFDAFEYMSFRTVGTFEITIKFPLTDDPDNAIKFTLSINSLDYASKHQSDTLDFQLPS; encoded by the exons atggtaaataatataaacatCGTTAGTggatttaattttttattgcTAATTAAAAGAAATAAGATATTATGCACTCGAGGAACTATATCTCGTAGAACTTGGTACCCTCGAGTTGATAGTAAGAAGATAAACGTCGTTTTACTGAAGGATTCCGAGGGTTTGGGCAAAGCAGGGGAGATTGTAACTACTTCTAGAGGTTTTGCCAATTATCATCTTTTTCCAAATGCTATCGCAGCTTACGCAAACTGGTACAATATCGATCTTTACTGTAATAAGGATTCTGATTCCACTACACATTCAACTAAAC GAGATGTACTAACGGGTGAAGTTTTATCAAAGGATGTTAAACCTGAATATGTATTATTCAGTAGTCGTTTCAGAAAGTTTGATTTGAATTTTGATGTTAGAACGTTTGTTTCTGATTCCAAGAGGCTCTGTTCTCCCATATCCATATATCAAGTTCTTGATGAATTCTCcaataaatatactattgACATAATTCCATCTCAGATAAGAGAAATAAGGTGTAAGGATACCGGTTCAGTCCTTGATATCTTTGATGCTTTTGAATATATGTCCTTTAGAACTGTTGGTACCTTTGaaattactattaaatTCCCTCTAACTGACGACCCTGATAATGCTATAAAGTTTACCCTCTCCATTAATTCTCTTGATTACGC GTCAAAACATCAGTCTGATACTTTAGACTTTCAACTACCcagttaa